The following proteins come from a genomic window of Trifolium pratense cultivar HEN17-A07 linkage group LG4, ARS_RC_1.1, whole genome shotgun sequence:
- the LOC123924646 gene encoding protein EARLY RESPONSIVE TO DEHYDRATION 15-like: MEVMSAPRTTSSSLNPNAPMFVPLAYRTVEDFSEEWWALVQSSPWFQDYWLRERFQDPQNNQNYDDFSDFDLDEDDLFHVHEIEQQHEEGKELMKLGDLKWRGTNGWAEAPRYAEKAPKIVKPRVSPRAIHQPR, translated from the exons ATGGAAGTAATGTCTGCTCCAAGAACAACCTCCTCCTCATTGAATCCCAACGCTCCAATGTTCGTCCCATTAGCCTATCGTACGGTGGAGGATTTCTCAGAAGAATGGTGGGCCCTTGTTCAATCTTCACCTTGGTTTCAAGATTACTGGCTCCGTGAACGCTTTCAAGATCCACAAAACAACCAAAATTACGACGATTTTTCCGATTTTGACCTTGATGAAGATGATCTTTTCCATGTTCATGAAATTGAACAAC AACACGAAGAAGGGAAAGAGTTGATGAAATTGGGGGATTTGAAATGGAGAGGAACTAATGGATGGGCTGAAGCTCCAAGGTATGCTGAAAAGGCTCCGAAGATTGTTAAGCCCAGAGTGAGCCCACGGGCTATTCATCAGCCCAGGTAG
- the LOC123923120 gene encoding heavy metal-associated isoprenylated plant protein 33: MANLVEVKVGLHCDECIKKILKAIKKIEDIETYNVDKKLNKVIVTGNVTNEEVIGVLHKIGKNATVWENVQC; encoded by the exons ATGGCTAAC TTGGTGGAAGTGAAGGTTGGATTACATTGTGATGAATGTATCAAGAAAATTCTCAAGGCTATCAAGAAGATTGAAG ATATTGAGACATATAACGTGgacaaaaaattgaacaaagTCATCGTTACGGGAAATGTCACCAATGAAGAAGTGATTGGAGTTCTTCATAAGATTGGCAAGAATGCAACTGTGTGGGAAAATGTTCAATGCTAA
- the LOC123922338 gene encoding uncharacterized protein LOC123922338, translating into MECKTAKEMWTTLQTHHEGTSHIKETRIDIGVRKFELFEMSNSETIDQMYGRFTVIINELNSLGKKYTTHERIRKLLRCLPEEWRHIVTAITVAKDLKKMDLEDFIGSLKAHEAILQEKKPANNKMIALESQVKENLKREITCDEENPLQQDDEEEMAFLSRRIQRLMMRRNQIKNSFPPRRNETDLSQVKCYGCNQTGHYKNECPKLKQRKPPYNKFMMATWDDLEELPEEEEANVCLMTRTNFDEVNLEPCSSCMKTEQLFDNLLYDSQITAQKYDQLKNELTESIKERDEYKFELTKVIKEKDEYETKNKTLEDTLKRVQNDLDKVSKLSKEEIIVQQENLGLKQNISLLEKDIAKYVKATETFENILGVQQRVIDKNGIGFKTHQTIYDKVFLPKKDQKVKKLFCSFCHKHGHIRYFCFKKRSKNSVRDHSPDNLQNWSQRNAYTKPSHKRMHFKNTNQQGPKSIWVPKVLLNSNAGMYASSQEKAMVLGQWLLKAHDWRQTQLPFL; encoded by the coding sequence ATGGAATGCAAGACGGCCAAAGAAATGTGGACTACTCTTCAAACACACCATGAAGGAACCAGCCacataaaagaaacaagaattgaCATAGGAGTACGAAAGTTTGAACTGTTTGAAATGAGTAACAGTGAAACTATAGATCAAATGTATGGAAGGTTTACAGTTATCATAAATGAGCTAAACTCTCTTGGTAAAAAATATACCACACATGAGAGAATAAGAAAGCTACTAAGATGTCTACCAGAAGAATGGAGACACATAGTAACTGCAATAACTGTAGCAAAAGATCTTAAGAAAATGGATCTTGAAGATTTCATTGGatctttaaaagctcatgaagcaATACTTCAAGAAAAGAAACCAGCAAATAACAAAATGATTGCTCTAGAATCACAAGTAAAAGAGAACCTTAAAAGAGAAATAACATGTGATGAAGAGAATCCTCTTcaacaagatgatgaggaagaaATGGCTTTTCTCTCAAGAAGAATCCAAAGGCtgatgatgagaagaaatcaaatcaaaaatTCATTTCCACCAAGAAGAAATGAAACTGATTTAAGCCAAGTAAAGTGTTACGGATGCAATCAAACTGGAcattacaaaaatgaatgtccAAAGCTGAAGCAAAGAAAACCTCCCTACAACAAATTCATGATGGCTACATGGGACGATCTAGAAGAATtaccagaagaagaagaagcaaatgtcTGCCTAATGACCAGAACCAACTTTGATGAGGTAAATCTTGAACCTTGTTCATCATGCATGAAAACTGAACAACTATTTGATAATCTCTTGTATGATTCACAAATTACTGCTCAAAAGTATGATCAACTTAAAAATGAACTCACTGAAAGTATTAAAGAAAGAGATGAGTATAAATTTGAACTTACTAAAGTCatcaaagaaaaagatgagtatgaaactaaaaataaaacctTAGAAGACACTTTAAAAAGAGTTCAAAATGATCTAGATAAAGTATCTAAGTTAAGTAAAGAAGAAATTATTGTTCAACAAGAAAACTTAGGACTAAAACAGAATATTTCACTTTTAGAAAAAGACATAGCCAAATATGTAAAAGCAACTGAAACCTTTGAAAACATCCTAGGTGTTCAACAAAGAGTAATTGATAAAAATGGAATAGGCTTCAAAACTCATCAAACAATTTATGATAAAGTTTTCTTACCTAAAAaagatcaaaaagtaaaaaaactgTTTTGTTCCTTCTGTCATAAACATGGACATATAAGAtacttttgttttaagaaaagaTCAAAAAATTCTGTGAGAGATCATTCTCCAGATAATCTCCAAAACTGGTCTCAAAGGAATGCATACACAAAACCATCTCATAAGAGAATGCATTTTAAAAACACTAACCAACAAGGACCCAAATCCATATGGGTACCAAAAGTCTTACTAAACTCAAATGCAGGAATGTATGCTAGCAGTCAAGAAAAAGCcatggtacttggacagtggctgctcaaggcacatgactggagACAGACACAGCTTCCTTTCCTTTGA